A genomic region of Hyphomicrobiales bacterium contains the following coding sequences:
- a CDS encoding heavy metal translocating P-type ATPase codes for MEQARTDRFKTAILLLAVAGLTGGLAFDFAGQPDIANPVWIAGVVPALAALVVEILRSIGRGEVGLDIVAALSMSAALVFGETLAAAVVAVMYSGGTFLEAFAEGRARRAMHDLLSRVPRTATRHRNGGLEEVPLDALVPGDRLLIRQGDVVPVDGTVASDTAFLDTSALTGESLPVRLARGADAMSGSTNAGEAFDLTATREAKHSTYAGIVRLVEEAQASKAPMSRLADRWSLGFLAVTVSIAFAAWWFTGDPIRAVAVLVVATPCPLILAVPVALVAGLSRAAHFGVLIKGAGPLETMARIHTLILDKTGTLTDGRPQIMSVDSTGGMAEDDILRLAAALDQASKHPVAQAIVAAAKARGLTLPVPSEVTEMPGEGVLGNVEGRRVIVGGDGFLNSQLGRRPDKKPPIAAGSVLVAVAVDGRMAGHLVMSDPLREGAGAMLKGLRRQGIGRILLATGDRADVAERVTEGLGFDGLRAGLTPDQKVLLVLTERKNGPVMMVGDGVNDAPALAAADVGVAMGARGAAASAEAANVVLLVDRIDRLGLGIEIARASRRIAVESVVVGIGLSVMGMFAAAFGYLTPVQGALLQEAIDVAVILNALRALRIASHEPAIPKP; via the coding sequence ATGGAACAGGCCCGTACCGATCGATTCAAGACCGCAATCCTGCTGCTGGCCGTCGCCGGCTTGACTGGCGGACTTGCGTTCGACTTCGCCGGCCAACCGGATATCGCAAATCCCGTCTGGATCGCCGGAGTCGTTCCCGCGCTCGCCGCGCTCGTGGTCGAAATTCTTCGGAGCATCGGGCGCGGCGAGGTCGGTCTGGACATCGTTGCCGCGCTGTCCATGTCGGCGGCACTGGTCTTCGGTGAGACCCTCGCGGCAGCGGTCGTCGCGGTGATGTATTCGGGCGGCACTTTCCTCGAGGCCTTCGCCGAGGGACGCGCCCGGCGCGCGATGCACGATCTGTTGTCCCGCGTGCCACGGACGGCGACCCGGCACCGCAACGGTGGTCTGGAGGAGGTGCCGCTCGATGCGCTCGTCCCGGGGGATCGCCTTCTGATCCGGCAGGGCGACGTGGTGCCGGTAGACGGCACAGTGGCCTCTGATACGGCCTTCCTCGACACCTCGGCGCTGACCGGCGAGTCCCTGCCAGTCCGGCTGGCGCGCGGGGCCGACGCCATGAGCGGCTCGACCAACGCGGGCGAGGCCTTCGACCTGACGGCGACGCGCGAGGCCAAGCACAGCACCTATGCCGGGATCGTCCGTCTGGTCGAGGAAGCGCAGGCGTCCAAAGCGCCGATGTCCCGCCTGGCGGACCGCTGGTCGCTGGGCTTTCTGGCCGTCACTGTCAGCATCGCATTCGCGGCATGGTGGTTCACCGGCGATCCGATCCGGGCTGTGGCCGTCCTGGTCGTCGCCACGCCCTGTCCGCTGATCTTGGCCGTACCCGTCGCGCTGGTCGCCGGGCTGTCGCGCGCGGCGCATTTCGGCGTGCTGATCAAGGGTGCGGGGCCGCTCGAGACCATGGCGCGCATCCACACGCTGATCCTCGACAAGACCGGCACTCTGACCGACGGCCGCCCGCAGATCATGTCCGTCGACAGCACGGGCGGCATGGCCGAGGACGATATCCTGCGCCTCGCCGCAGCGCTCGACCAAGCCTCGAAGCACCCCGTCGCCCAGGCAATCGTGGCCGCCGCGAAGGCGCGGGGCTTGACGCTGCCCGTTCCATCGGAGGTGACGGAGATGCCGGGCGAAGGTGTCTTGGGCAACGTGGAGGGCCGCCGCGTCATCGTCGGCGGCGACGGCTTCCTGAACTCCCAGCTCGGACGGCGGCCGGATAAAAAACCCCCCATTGCCGCTGGCTCCGTCCTCGTCGCCGTGGCGGTCGACGGCCGCATGGCGGGGCACCTCGTGATGTCCGATCCGCTCCGCGAAGGTGCAGGCGCCATGCTGAAGGGGCTCCGCCGTCAGGGGATCGGGCGCATCCTATTGGCCACCGGCGACCGCGCGGACGTGGCCGAGCGCGTAACCGAAGGGCTCGGGTTCGACGGGCTTCGGGCCGGGCTGACACCCGATCAGAAGGTGCTGCTCGTACTGACCGAGCGCAAGAATGGGCCGGTGATGATGGTCGGCGACGGTGTGAACGACGCGCCCGCTCTGGCCGCGGCCGATGTTGGCGTGGCGATGGGGGCACGGGGCGCCGCCGCCTCGGCCGAGGCGGCCAATGTTGTTCTCCTCGTCGACCGGATCGACCGACTGGGACTGGGGATCGAGATCGCACGGGCCTCGCGCCGCATTGCCGTCGAAAGCGTCGTCGTCGGGATCGGCCTCTCGGTGATGGGCATGTTCGCTGCAGCCTTTGGCTATCTGACGCCGGTACAGGGGGCGCTCCTGCAGGAGGCGATCGACGTGGCCGTTATCCTGAACGCGCTCCGCGCCCTGCGCATCGCATCGCACGAGCCCGCCATTCCGAAGCCTTAG